From a region of the Danaus plexippus chromosome 22 unlocalized genomic scaffold, MEX_DaPlex mxdp_27, whole genome shotgun sequence genome:
- the LOC116773394 gene encoding histone-lysine N-methyltransferase SETMAR-like, producing MAVSNAIIRACLLYEFKLGSKAAEAGRKICPALRKGAVAERTSQKWFKKFVSGNESLDDEPRSGRPSTINNDDIKLAIEQDSSQTCQALALQFNVSDETIRMHLHQLGKRWKFSKWVPHELSEANKLQRLTICTSLLSRHNLAPFFDRMWTCDEKWIMYCNKKRSHHWLPGEDPLRLTAKPSIHQQKILLCVWWTTAGIVHFEFMPSGHTITAKVYSPQLSTVAVALRQKQTALENRKGVIFHQDNARPNTARVT from the coding sequence ATGGCCGTATCAAATGCAATAATTCGTGCTTGTTTACTTTACGAGTTCAAACTTGGCAGTAAAGCCGCAGAGGCTGGTCGTAAGATATGCCCTGCTTTAAGGAAGGGTGCTGTAGCTGAACGAACGAGCCAGAAgtggtttaaaaaatttgtatctGGAAATGAAAGCCTGGATGATGAACCTCGCTCCGGAAGACCATCGACGATTAACAACGACGATATCAAGTTGGCAATCGAGCAGGATTCAAGTCAGACATGCCAAGCTCTTGCCTTGCAATTCAATGTCAGCGACGAAACTATTCGCATGCATTTGCACCAGCTTGGGAAACGATGGAAGTTTAGCAAATGGGTACCACATGAATTGAGTGAAGCAAACAAGTTACAGCGTTTGACAATCTGTACATCATTGCTTTCTCGTCACAACTTAGCGCCGTTTTTCGACAGGATGTGGACGTGTGATGAAAAATGGATTATGTACTGCAACAAAAAGCGCTCACACCATTGGTTACCTGGTGAAGATCCGTTGCGGTTGACTGCTAAACCAAGCATTCATCAACAAAAGATCTTGTTGTGTGTATGGTGGACTACAGCAGGTATCGTTCACTTTGAGTTTATGCCAAGTGGACACACCATTACTGCTAAAGTCTACTCACCACAGCTAAGCACAGTTGCGGTCGCTCTTAGGCAGAAACAGACTGCGTTAGAAAATCGAAAAGGAGTTATCTTCCATCAGGACAACGCAAGACCAAACACAGCAAGAGTCACGTAG